Proteins encoded together in one Impatiens glandulifera chromosome 1, dImpGla2.1, whole genome shotgun sequence window:
- the LOC124922542 gene encoding uncharacterized protein LOC124922542: protein MVHCFGDKREIRMGDWYEEFQEGGIWAALSPKEPNNRLLSNVSGKEYLSVIPRQLPAAARMIPKAEPKHEEHPKQQSAPVCIPVGWSKMEKAPPRCHGDDDDYEAGDVMIPPHEWIALNLAKSKISSFSVCEGAGRTLKGRDLANVRNAVLTKTGFLEL, encoded by the exons ATGGTTCATTGTTTTGGTGACAAG AGAGAGATTAGGATGGGAGATTGGTACGAAGAATTTCAAGAAGGTGGTATTTGGGCTGCTCTAAGTCCGAAAGAACCCAACAATAGATTGTTGTCTAATGTATCCGGCAAGGAATACCTCTCTGTAATTCCAAGACAGCTCCCCGCGGCGGCCAGAATGATTCCTAAAGCTGAGCCCAAACATGAAGAACATCCTAAGCAGCAATCGGCCCCTGTCTGCATTCCTGTCGGCTGGTCCAAGATGGAGAAGGCGCCTCCACGGTGTCATGGTGATGACGATGATTACGAGGCTGGCGATGTGATGATTCCACCGCATGAATGGATCGCCCTAAATCTAGCCAAGAGTAAGATATCTTCTTTTTCTGTGTGTGAAGGGGCTGGAAGGACTCTCAAAGGGAGAGATCTAGCCAATGTTAGGAATGCTGTCCTCACAAAAACAGGTTTCCTAGAATTGTAG
- the LOC124922497 gene encoding glycine-rich protein 23-like: MASSILSTLFLLLGALLCASVNARMLAVSSSSFADDKTFFRRPFYGGGLGGGFGGGGGAGIGGGAGLGSGGGAGIGGGAGLGSGGGLGGGGGGGLGSGGGFGPFGGGAGVGGGSGFGGGAGLGGGAGGGGGGGFGGGGGAGGLGGGGGFGGGAGGGFGGGLP, from the coding sequence ATGGCTTCTTCTATCTTGTCCACGCTTTTCCTTTTACTGGGTGCTCTTCTTTGCGCCTCAGTTAATGCGCGGATGCTGGCTGTCTCATCATCCTCCTTTGCAGATGACAAGACATTCTTTCGCCGTCCATTTTATGGAGGTGGATTAGGTGGCGGATTTGGCGGTGGTGGCGGTGCTGGAATTGGTGGCGGCGCTGGTTTGGGATCGGGCGGCGGTGCTGGAATTGGTGGTGGGGCTGGATTGGGATCTGGCGGAGGACTTGGTGGGGGTGGTGGAGGAGGATTGGGAAGTGGTGGTGGGTTTGGACCGTTCGGTGGAGGGGCAGGAGTAGGGGGTGGGTCAGGATTTGGAGGGGGTGCAGGGCTGGGAGGAGGAGCTGGTGGCGGCGGGGGTGGAGGGTTCGGAGGTGGTGGTGGGGCTGGGGGGCTTGGCGGTGGAGGTGGGTTCGGTGGGGGAGCTGGTGGTGGGTTTGGAGGGGGACTcccttga
- the LOC124934465 gene encoding mitogen-activated protein kinase kinase kinase 18-like codes for MEGMIRGRTIGQGATATVYLATTFSGELFAAKSAELSVSSLLQREQKIHSQLNSPHIVKYLGSSITHERTKLFYNLFTEYVSGGSLFDLIQRQKGGFIKEPKIRSYTKDILLGLDYLHSNFVVHCDIKSRNILIGEDGAKIADLGCSKKSGNLSDLGFTGTPIFMAPEVARGEDQSFPADVWAIGCTVIEMATGSFNPWPEITDPVSALYRIGYTGDFPEYPTSLSDDGRDFLNKCFERDPVQRWTVKQLLRHPFVNYLEKTIEFTGSSSPFSVLDHGFWVDLSVVSEARRNVVNLLSSGSSSPADRMRNLAGDGHDLKDWSLDEDCWVSVRSLEENIGEFVVVVNEGESGADPATRGTDLGLDPSGDDDDEDAWSFDFNYWGDDVISNLENNSPLIIFINDNCNKNNLEMNLLLLLSNIR; via the exons ATGGAAGGAATGATCAGAGGACGCACCATAGGCCAGGGCGCCACCGCTACAGTCTATCTCGCCACCACTTTTTCCGGCGAGCTCTTTGCAGCCAAGTCTGCAGAGCTCTCTGTTTCGTCTCTATTACAGAGAGAACAAAAAATCCACTCTCAATTGAACTCACCCCACATAGTTAAATACCTCGGTTCTTCCATCACCCATGAAAGAACCAAACTTTTCTACAATCTCTTCACCGAATACGTTTCCGGTGGATCTCTCTTTGATTTGATTCAACGGCAGAAGGGTGGATTTATTAAAGAACCGAAGATCAGATCTTACACTAAAGATATCCTGTTGGGTCTTGATTATCTCCATTCCAATTTCGTCGTGCATTGTGATATTAAGAGTCGGAATATCTTGATTGGAGAAGATGGCGCAAAGATAGCCGATCTGGGTTGTTCTAAAAAGTCCGGAAATTTATCTGATTTGGGATTTACCGGTACGCCGATTTTCATGGCGCCGGAGGTGGCGAGAGGTGAAGATCAGAGTTTTCCGGCGGATGTTTGGGCCATTGGGTGTACTGTAATAGAGATGGCTACTGGATCTTTTAATCCATGGCCGGAGATAACCGACCCTGTTTCTGCACTTTACAGAATTGGGTATACCGGCGATTTCCCTGAATATCCAACTTCCCTCTCCGACGATGGCCGTGATTTTCTTAACAAGTGTTTTGAAAGAGATCCTGTACAGAGATGGACAGTGAAACAGCTACTCCGGCATCCATTTGTCAACTATTTAGAAAAAACAATCGAATTCACCGGCAGTAGTTCACCTTTCTCAGTTTTAGATCATGGTTTCTGGGTGGACTTGTCAGTTGTATCTGAAGCAAGGAGGAACGTTGTTAATCTTTTAAGCAGCGGCAGTTCATCTCCGGCGGATCGAATGAGGAATTTAGCTGGTGATGGGCATGATTTGAAAGATTGGAGTTTGGATGAGGATTGTTGGGTGAGTGTTAGAAGTTTAGAGGAAAACATCGGTgaatttgttgttgttgtcaATGAAGGTGAATCTGGTGCTGATCCGGCGACGAGAGGAACAGATTTAGGTTTAGATCCATcaggtgatgatgatgatgaagatgcgTGGtcgtttgattttaattattggGGAGATGATGTAATTTCAAATTTGGAAAACAATAGTCCattaataatattcattaatgataattgtaataaaaataatcttgAAATGAACTTGTTATTGCTTCTCt CAAATATAAGATGA